One Artemia franciscana chromosome 6, ASM3288406v1, whole genome shotgun sequence DNA window includes the following coding sequences:
- the LOC136028428 gene encoding uncharacterized protein LOC136028428 encodes MSEEEIHRITNNTNYRYWKEEVQRNLGKMGKLEGIDKIREIEKLVSAQVDVMRNGSFWTPFLGLLVESQRAEVGLWIERLISAKMEAKMENITMETKRDKQGPHRPVTV; translated from the exons ATGTCCGAGGAAGAAATCCATCGAATTACGAATAACACGAATTACAG atattggAAAGAAGAAGTGCAAAGAAATTTAGGCAAAATGGGGAAATTGGAAGGAATAGACAAAATtagagaaatagaaaaattagttAGTGCACAAGTAGACGTAATGCGGAATGGATCTTTCTGGACGCCATTCCTTGGTTTGCTAGTCGAGAGCCAAAGGGCCGAAGTGGGATTATGGATAGAAAGACTTATTTCTGCCAAAATGGAAGCGAAAATGGAAAATATAACCATGGAAACAAAGAGGGATAAG caaggtCCACATAGACCGGTGACGGTTTAA